In the Triticum aestivum cultivar Chinese Spring chromosome 2B, IWGSC CS RefSeq v2.1, whole genome shotgun sequence genome, ggttcgaaccagcctctctgcattggaTTTTGCAGGGGTAAGACTGGGTTCCAATAATCCCttcccagaccccaccttgtgtgggagcttctatgcactgggtctgtcctttaaTCTGGTTCAGTATTTATGGAAGcatgttatctgctggttcttaatcAAACCTAACGTGAACTTAGTTGATGGTATTTAGGCATGGAAGTTTCATTCTGCACATATGTCGTTGTGTTTGAGATTGATTGGAGTTGCTTAGATTGTTTGTCCACTATTCAGATACCTATTGTTGATAGGCATGGATTTTTTGTAGGTTTATTCCAATTGGAAATATCGAGTTATCTAAACCAGGAAATATGAGGGATCAACTGGGAAGAATTTTGGCTATAGACCACGAGTGAGTGAAAGTTCTTAGTGCTGAATCTTATGTTCATGGAAGTGACAGAATGCTTCTTACAACAGAGCTCTGGTATTCTGTTATCAGTCAGTGATATATTAACCCTTACACCACTCAAACTTTCTTTAGAGCAATTATTTTCTTTACGTCTTCTGTTATGAATTTACTCAATCACTGGAATTTATTATAGTGCACTTATGCACAGAACATCTTTGCAAGATTTTAGGCCTATTATGGCTGTGTTTGGTTGCGGAACGAAGTGGAATGGAATGTCATGGTTCCATTCCACTAGAATGGGTTGGTTCCGTCTCTGCGTTTGCTTGAGCACAATAGATGAAATGGAATGGTTACATTTCGGTGTTTGGCTGGAGAGATTGAATTGAATGAATTTGGTTCCGCTCACAAGAATTTATAACTCCACTCGCAAGCATAAATAGTTTTGAACAACATTTGAATTTCACAATGATTTATCACTGAAATATTTAACCTGATATTTGAttgtttatatataaaaaatggtagagggcaggcctggcgcagtggtgaagtcctccccacttgtgccaagaggtcctgggttcgaaccagcctctctgcattgcactttgcaggggtaagactaggttcctataatccctccccagaccccaccttgtgtgggagcttctatgcactgggtctgtcctttttttttatatataaaaaatggtaGTCacagcaacttttcagaaaataaataACAAATGTTGATGAAGCACAAAATCTAGATCACAAAGTATTAATGACAACAAAAATTGTTACTACCAGTCTCAACACAGAGCACACAAAGCTAGCACTAATCAAGTTGAGTACTACTGATTATTGGACGGAGAATGCCAAGTTAGAAAGAGCCAATCGAAGAAGCTTGCTCTTGCCACCGCTGATGCTTCTCTTGCTGCTTGCCGAACTGGCTGCTCCCTGGTTGGTGCTGCTACCGCCCAGGTGTGTGGATGCCACCGGCCGGCTAGCTGCCGGGAAGGAGACGAGCCGAGCCGACCGCCGCTTATCTGCTCTGCTTCCCAACAAATCGGCTGCATCTGACCTGCCATCGTTGCTGCTGGGTGAGAGGAACGGGAGGAGGGAGCAATCAGCTGCTGCTTGacgagagagagacgggggaggagcCGTCGTTCCAGAGGGCGAGCCGAGGGAGAGGCCGGATCGAGAGGGAGCCGCCCCGTCCTTTCCTAGATCCTTGGTCGAGGGGCAGGAGACACGGCGAAGCTGCATCTCCGACGAGGGGAAGGAGACGCCGGTGAGGCTGCATATCCAACCGCGGCGAGGGGGTGTCGTAGAGGAGGGGGAGGTGTATGGCCGCCGCCATGCCCATCGAGGGAGAGGGAGCGGGGCGCCGCGCAGGACGCCTTCCTCGTTGGTGAGTGGGGGACGACGCGAGAGAGACGCGTTCCGCGTGGTCCGGCCAATTTGGAGGAACCACCCGGTTCGGCATATAAGGGGAATATTCCTCTCCACGGAACCAGTGCGTTCCGTTCCCTTTTTCAACTAAACACAGGAATCGCTCCCAGGTGCAGGTCCGACCCGTTACATTCCACTTCATTCCCTGAACCAAACACACCGTATTTGTCTTTATCTGCAGTGCAGGCTTTATTTTGCAGCTGTCTGTCTATTAGGTGGGAGTATTTGATTATGTGGCATGAGGAAATATCTGTGTACTTTTTGACGCTACACTTCCTGTTCGTGTCTGAGGGTTGATAGTTGACGCTTCTTTGACTCCAGAAATAATACCACTGCATTCCTAATGCAACGTTCTGGTTATCAGGTTACAATATTGATAAGCAAACACCTATGGACCTTATATTTGGAGGATGTAATCCAAGAAAATTTTTGAACTTTGTAAAATGGTCCTTCAGTGACTTGTGAGGCATTTTACGGATGTCCTCTTTTGATTCTGATATCGATATATATTCATTAGGAAGATTTGTTAATTGTGCAAAGCTTTCATGTGCATATGAACATGATACTGTAGACTGCAGTCATGAATGAATTTTCCTAAAATGATGTCTGCACAACCTTTTGAGCGCTTGGAAAATGGATCTTGTCATCTAGTTATTAACATTTGTTCTGTCTTTTGTTATCAGCTCTGCTTGGGTTGCTATTAGTGCGTACGAGGATGCATTTGCTGTTGTGCGTGTTGGAAGGACTCAGCATGTTTATGGTCCAAATGAAGGTAATTTCTTTGACAAGGTGGCTATTGAATATAAATAGTGCCTTTCCTACTTCTGTTGCTCAAGCCCAATCTAATCTAGTACATTATTCCAGATTTGAAGATCTTCCATGTCATAATTTGAGAAATATTTTTATCCACCAGAAATTGTAGAGAAGGCAAAAATCGTGCATGCTGTATATAAGACCAGTGATATCCGCGGTACGGTTTGGAGCATGTGCTTCATGAGGACTCGCTGCTCGATGGATGAATATTACCCAGTTGTAGCAATGATAATTAACAGGTTTGCTCTTGGCTCGTTACATGCAGCTGCTATTTGATTTTTTTGTACCTTCAGTTGCTATTCAGTTCCCCAGTACGGTTGTGCAAGTGGCATAGTTTCTTTGTTTCAGGAAGGGCTCTGATGCGAATGACTTGTCAATGTATGCACTAGCTGCCAATGATGGTGGCATCCAGTACCTATCTGGTTACTCAGAACCTGGACCTTTGGCGCTTGAGATCGCAGAAATTCCTCAGCTGGATGGCTTTGGACTTCTATTTCGTGCTGGTGATATTCTAATTGTGGATCTTAGGGACCCAAAGGACATCTGTTGTACCATTAGAATAAGCATGACAGGAAGTCTGGTTGGAGAACAAATCAGTGTTGAAGATTCATGTCGAGGATTagatgttgatgacgatgttgcTGCTTGTGCTTTGCTAGAACTGAGAGATTCTGGAAATAACATAATGATGGACGACAGTTACATGGCTATTGACGGTGCTGATAACCCAGGAAGCATGAAATCAAGGGTTATTTGCTCATGGAGCTGGGAGCCGGATGCCATGCGAGGACAACCGAGGCTGATCTTTTGCTtggatgatggagaatttcatATTCTGGAATTTAATTGGGATACGGAAGGATTGAAGGTATTGCCTGAGCGTGTCCATAGGGGTTTGCCTTGTAAACCTCTTTTATGGATGGACAGAGGAATGATAGCAGGGTTTGTAGAGATGGGAGATGGAATGATCCTTCATCTTGAACATGGTAGACTGGTGCATAAAGTACAGTTCAGAATGTAGGACCAATATTGGATTTAGCAATTGCTGACTACCATGGTGAGAAGCAGGATCAGTTGTTTTCATGTTGTGGAATGTGCCCTGAGGGATCATTGCGTGTTATAAGGAATGGTGTCAATGTGGAGAAACTTCTGAGGACTGAACCTATTTATCAGGGTGTTACTGGTTTGTGGACGTTGAGAATGAAGAGAACTGATACATATCACTCTTTTCTTGTATTGGCATTTGTTGAGGAAACAAGAATACTATCAGTTGGACTGAGTTTTAATGACATCAGTGATGCTGTGGGATTTCAGCCTGAGGTTTGCACTTTGGCATGTGGTTTAATAGCTGATGGTTTACTTGTGCAAATTCACAGCAAAGGCGTAAAGCTTTGTTTGCCTACATCATATGCTCACCCTGAGGGCGCCACCTTAACTTCTCCAGTTTGTGTTGACTGGTATCCTGATGTCACTATCAGTGTTGGTGCTGTTGGACAtgatgttgttgctgttgctacATCAAATCCTTGTTGCCTATATATTCTCAGGGTCAGACCATTATCTTCACTCCAGTACGAGTTGTATGAGACACAGCATGTCCAATTGCAATATGAAGTATCTTGCATATCCATTCCGGAGGAGGACTTGAGACTTAGAACGTCATCTTCTGCTTTTGGTGGTGATTTTAGGAAGAGAAAAGGGAATAATTCTGCTGCTGAAGTTGATGTTCGCATGTTTGCTGTCATTGGAACTCATAAACCTTCTGTGGAAGTCATCTCATTGGAACCTGATGAAGCATTTAGGCTGCTCTCTATTGGGTCTATATCAGTGAACAATGCGCTCGGTGCTCCAGTTAGTGGCTGTATACCTGAAAATGTTCGGTTTGTAGCATCTGAGAGGTTCTACATTCTCGCAGGTCTAAGAAATGGCATGCTACTCAGGTTTGAGTCAGGAACAAGCAAAGACCAGTATCTCCCTGGTTCCTTTTACAAGGAGTCTTTTGCACCTTCTCTTAATGCTCTCCTTCAGTTGGTTGCTATAAGGCATATTGGAATTACCCCTGTAGGCTTGGTACCATTGCATGATTCAGCTAATTCTGATATTATTGTTCTCAGTGATAGGTCTTGGCTATTATATGCTAGTAGACACAGCTTGGCATATTCATCCATCTCATTTCTGCCTGCGTCCCATGTGACTCCAGTATCTTCTGTGGATTGCCCCAGCGGTCTGCTATTTGTTGCAGAGAACTGTTTACATTTGGTAAGTTACTAGGACTTGGTTGAATCCACAAAGCAAAACATGTGTGCACACCTTCTCTTGTGAGGGATCAGGGTGATTGCGTTATTGCTCATAGTGCATATCTCGAGCCATGGAGTCAGACAAGGTTTTTGAATCGAGTCGTTATGGGGTTAGCGACCCTTGACGATTCGTGCCGTGCCGATCGACTAGTCTCGACTAGTCGAGGTGTTAGTCGATCTCCATTTACGACTCATTGACTAGTCGCGGCTAGTCGTTCGACTCGAAAACAGGGGGAGTCACTGAGATAGATAGATTGATAATACGATTGTATAGTGCATATTAAGTTCAACTGTCAGATTAGAAATTACTGCTGTTGTTTGATGCCTATTAAGTAGAAATATGTATACTACCTCTGCTCTTCAATCAATATCTAGCATGGGGTTCATTTCTGAATTTTGACCCAGGACCTCCAGAACACAAGTAGGGACACTCTACCATTGCGTCAGGCTTGCCTTTTACCATTCATATAGACACAAGTAGTTAAATTTGACAGATGGAAATGATTGTAGATTTGTGAGAAATGAGAAATTCCAATCATTTTTGAAATAAATTTTTCCTGACACATAAATAGAGAGATGTAATGGTAGAATTCTTGTGTTGGCGACCGTGTCAGGAGATGGCACAAATTTCCATGATAggctgtaagagcatctccaacagatccCCAATAACAGTTTTTCAGATCATGGGGATGCTTGCTTTTGCAGATCCCAAATAACCCCATCCCTATTCAAACTGTCATATGAGCCCCACTTTGtcaatgatctctctctctctctctctctcagaatgGTGGTGCGGTGGTCAGTGGAGGTGGTGTGGTGGTGGTGCAGTGTCTAGTGtttggaggcggtggcggcgggcaggtccaggcagcggcggggcggcgtctGGTGGGAGGGCGGGTGGCTGAAATATGGGGGGAGAAGCAACTCCCCCTCTATATTGGGGGAGTTGGGTTTATTTATTGGTGATTCACCGAAAACTTCTTGGGGAAAGGGAATCTGTTGGAGCTGATTTTTTGGCCCAGCTCCCCTAATACCGATATTAGAGTCTGTTGGAGATGCTTTAACTGGAGTGAACGCCAAGATGGAGGGATCTATACTTCTTCCCTCTCCGACTCCTGTTTTCTATCTTACACCCATTTTGTGTCCTGCATGAGATAATTTCCTGGGATTGGGAGCGAAGAAACAGTGTTTTTATGTCTTTGCTCACGTCCCAAACAACTACAGCGGTGGCTAATTCCATGGCTAACCAAAGAACCAAATATAGTCCCATGACAAGTTATGTTTTGCTGGCCAACAAGTATTGTATGCAGATATCACTTGGTTaaataaacaaacaacaacaaagcgttttgtcccaagcaagttggggtaggctagatatgccTTGTCACGTATTCCCTCGTTCCTAATTTATCACTTGGttaaacaaacaaacaacaacaaagccttttgtcccaagcaagttggggtacgCTAGAGATGCCTTGTCACGTATTCCCTTGTTCCTAATTCGGTCCTTTATTGTATGTCCACAATCCACCTTAGCATGTGCATTTCGGCGACACTCATTTGTTCGATGTGTTGTCTCTTAGTAGGCCAACACTCCGCTCCATATAGCATCACAGGTCTGATCGCCATCCTGTAGAACTTACCTTTGAGCCACTTTGATCCTGTGGCTAACATCCTCATCGATACCACCGTTGCTTTGTAGCATTGAACCCAATTATCGGGAAGTGTCCCTCTTAGGCACTATATGTCCTTCTAAGCTAACCTCTCCCTCCTCACCCCTAGCACCACTAAAGTCACACCTCATATACTCGGTCTTGGTCCTGCTAAAGACCCTTGGACTCTAAAGTCTGTCTCAATTATAATTTCATATGGATACCCAATCTAGTCTCGTCAACTAGGACCACATCATCACCaagggatatctccttgtatatccttTGTGACCCTGTTCCATCACTATGGCAAAAATGTATGGGCTAAAGGCTGATCCTTGATGTAGTCCTATCGTAATTAATAAGGTATTGGTCTCACTATCACCTGCCCAAACACTTGGTTAAATCAGTAATTCTTGAATTACTACAAGGTACTTGATTTAGTATCTCTGTTAtctgtagggaaaggctgcgtactatagacccaaagtggtcggacccttccccgaccctgcgcaagcgggagctacatgcaccgggctgccctttttttttaCATAAATAATAAAATATCTAGATTAATGCTGTTTCCAGGACAGCGTCCGCTAATCAGTATCTAGGGCAGATCATAGTTCAGTTTTCTTTGCAGGTTCGCATCCAGTTTACAAGCTGGACCATATCAACCTTTGGAAATAGTTCTGCTAAAAATATTCTAACGTAACTCTGTTTTTGTCAGTTAGTAGTTGGAGACCTGGAGGGAACCTGGGTCTTTAGCAGTTATCAGCAGTTATCACTTCTTTATACTGCATGCGCCTTTTTTGTGTGTGACATCAGACGTTTCAAATATTGAAACAGGTAATGTTGGCCAAGTCAGACCAACCTCTTAGTTTTGCCTGTCCCATTGGAACCATGCCCTGTTAGGTTACTGTGCTAATATTAGTAGTAGACTTCTATCTGTAACAGGCTGTCAGTTAGGTCTGCCATATGGTATGAGGTAATTTAGACAAAAGCATACCACTTTTCTTTGGGGCTTTTGCTGTAGCTGTTATTGTgatgtttttatttttttcactTGCACATGCGTATGTGCCCCACGAGTGTTTGCGCCATGTGCATTACAGTTTTTCCAGTCTAAACCATTTTTTTGTCAGGTTGAAATGGTTCATGGCAAAAGATTAAATGCACAAAAGTTTTCAGTTGGAGGGACTCCAAGGAAAGTGCTATACCACAGCGATAGTAGAACACTGTTGGTTATGAGAACTGGTTTAACTGGTGCATCATGTTCTTCAGATATTGTCCAAATAGATCCTAATAATGGGATCTTGCTTTCCCGATTCAAGTGTGAACTTGGTGAAACTGCAAAATGCATCCAGATTGTGAAAATAGGAAGTGAGCAAGTGTTAATTGTTGGGACAAGTAAATCTACTGACCGGCCGATGATGCCAAATGGCGAAGCAGAAAGGTTAACATCTCATCTATTCTTTCTAATTAAGTGCTGCTGTCCTGTCAGATATCTTTGATCCATTAGCAATATTTTTTTATTCAACTTGCAATTTCAGTGTTCCAGCTATTATTGATCTGTTTACCTCAGGCCTGTCTGTTTGCTCATTGGCAGTCCTTCTCATATTTTTTCTTCTCTTCTGGCATGTGTATGAATTAGTAAAGCTCACGCCATTTTGTAAAAAAACTTAACTTTATTGTTGTTCACTAACTTTGCACCATACTCTTTTAAGTCAATTTTTTTGTGATTCTTATTTAGTCCTGAATGTTGAAGGGGAGCCTTGgtgcagtggtaaagctgctgccttgtgaccatgaggtcacgggttcaagtcctggaaacagcctcttgcagaaatgtagggaaaggctgcgtacaatagacccaaagtggtcagacccttccccggaccctgcgcaagcgggagctacatgcaccgggctgccttttttttttatttagtcctgAATGTTCATGCTGTTGTAGACAGATTGCATCTTTCCTTTTTTCCTACTTGTAAAGGTTGGAGTTGGTGCGGAGTTCACATGTGGGACCACCAACCTTCACCAATAAACAAATGCACCCCTACCCACATGTGTGACTCGCAACCATCCAAAAGATAAATAAATGTACTTCCACTCACATGTAGCACCTAACACAAATAAAACAAGTACACTACTGCTTTTGTGTgagatcaacaacaacaacaacaataacaaagcctttagtcccaaacaagttggggtaggctagaggtgaaacccataagatctcatgACCAACTCATGTGTTACAACAAATAACAAATGCAGAAATATGACTCCAACTCAAAATAATGCTCTTATTTTCAGTTTCTTCCCAACCAATTTCTTCCAGTCACAGAAATAAGAGTGAACAAATTATAATTCCAAAGCGGCGATAGACATTTGTCCTCCTGCCGTGCAGTCAACTTACTAATGCCTACACATATGTTTCGACATTTGAAATGTTGTGTCTTGCAATGATCGCTTACAGTTCTCCAATGCCTGCTGCATGATTTTTCATTGTATTTCTGTTCTTTTTAATCGTGAACCGCGCGCAAAGGCTGCAGGATACAATATTTTGATGATTTCCTAAGCCAGTGACTAAACTCCTCGTATTTTATAGTTTCGTAACAACGCATTTGCATTGTCTAGTATTTCCTAGTGTGAATAAGAAAGTGGATGTAAAAAGAAGAGCGGGATAAAAGTAAAGTAGGGATGAATTCGTCTCTTGCCTCACCGATCTGACACGGAGTTTTGGAAGCTACGGCCGAAGAAATGCAGTAAAGCAAGTCGTCTTCGGATTGGAGCTAAATTCCCAATAATTTTGCACATTCAAACAATGAAAAACCTTACATTTGCAATGATCTTATAATGATTTGTTTGCATACCATGTTTAAGCACTTAACCTCATTCTTAGTTTCTTATGTTGTACTATAAGAACATAAAGAGGAATCATCGTGAAGCAGCacaaaggttgtggaggagcaactccaccttgctgctacaatgtgtacaacacaagtgttgaaggaacagcttcaacgtgctgtgctagatatcgctctagaggcgaattTAGGCCgatagggcagcaagagttcaatccagaactcctagggcacaagatctactccaagatcttagataagaacaacaagttctattataggtagtggGTACATAGTCTCCGTTACGaagtagaggtgaggacctctatttataggggctttgggaagccttcacatgcttctacttatagctggaacACTCTAGAAAACATTATTTTGGGATTCATCTCTCAACTCACATCTACTTATAACTAGAGAACTCTAGAAACATCAGGTAgggtaaagaaaagaaaagaaatactagacCACAACAGAAgtatctagaagtagccaaacagatttagcatgtgtttttctttcttctcatctagtgttcctcatcattctcccctGTTTGTTTGGAACTCGCCCTCGAGTTATCTTCATAGAGCGCTTCTTCTGGATGGTAGAGAGTCAAGTCCGCGACATTGAAAGTGTTGGAGATACCCATGTCGCTTGGAAGATCTATCACATAAGCATTATCATTTATCTTCCTCACGATAGAGAAGGGCCCATACTTTCGCTGCCTAAGCTTCCCCTTAACACCTAAAGGCAGCCTCTCTTTTTGGAGGTAGGCCAACACCTTATCACCAACTTGGAATGATTTCGGCCTCCTTTTGCAGTCGGCAAGTTGTTTATATTTCTGATTTTGTGCTTCCAAAACACCACGAATCTCTTCAAATAACTCAGTGTAATTATCAGCAAAGGACAATGCTGATTTTGAGTTTCCCCTTGATAGTAGCTTTACCAGGTCCACCACATGTGTTCTTTAGTGTAGACAATGGAAAAAGGACTCCTTCCtgtggatctatgcttggagttattgtaggagaactctgcaagAGATAGAGCCAAATCCCACTGTCCCTTTCTTTCTCCACAAATGCAACGGATCAGATTACCCAAAAACTTGTTCAGCACTTCCGTTTGTCCATCTGTTTGAGGATGAGCAGTGCTAAAAAATTTCAATTCAGTGTTGAATTGCTTCCACAAAGTGAGCCCTCGTAACGAGAGAAACTAGAGGTTTTTTTTGCAAGAATGCCCTCGTAACAAGAATTACAGGATGAAGGGAGTATTTTTAGGTGTGTGTTGTTATTGTTTTAAGGTGTAAAGGCATGTTTATAtgcgtaaagaaatataagagtgtttcttTACCGAGAATCGAGGGAGTAGTTAGGAGCGAACCAACCTATGCTTGAATGGTTAGGAGCAGGGTTGAAGTCCCGGTGCTcgtatttatttctgaatttattttagaattctcgatgatgcgcattcagtgggaggagacgttctcgtcgacgacgaggtgcctacgatgACTTCATAAATTTGAAGATGATATGCCAGCTCAAgttttcggaggtgctcataggggtatgaTATGCGTGTGTattcataagggtgagtgtatgcgcgtgtatatgagagCTTGTGCCTATAAAGTGTTCGAGAAAAAAGGAGTAgttaggccttccactatgtaggccaaaagaggTGCCAAATCTACTTTTACATTATTTGGCACCGGTGCCCTCCATAGCTCATGCGGTGCCATAAAAAGTTTTCTGGGAACCGGAGCAAGTTCGTGCTCCGATGCCCCATTCGAGCATTGCAATAGAATATACCACCATCTGTACACGCTGCTCCGATGCCCCATTTTTCTGAAGGTGGACGAGAGGAACTCGCGTGAAGGATTGACCAGGGGTTGGCTTGCTTTGATTTTTCTATGTATATCTGGGTCCCATTTTCTGGGGCTGCCCCCGCACAGTGTGAGGCGGGTGCCAAAGAAATTTACCAGGCCATCGATGCCCAGTCTACTATATTTTAACACTAgtggacccgttgcgccaaatggtgcAGATGCACGCTAAAACCATGTCCGTGATGAAAAAAAATTATGGTTTAATCCCCTCTAATTGGAAACGCGGTGGACTGCTATGTACAATGAAATGAATATACATATTTTAACTTGATAGTACAGAGTTTAGGGTTTCTCTGCCTCTCGCCGGCTCCGCCACCGGTCCGCCTCGTCTCTGTTGGCCTTAGGATCAT is a window encoding:
- the LOC123044857 gene encoding uncharacterized protein — protein: MESSASGDGASAMTAAVAAAAAVASSSSGPSTSASAFSAGVSGGASATHYLAKRVLHGSAVQHVARGHFRSEHLWEIVLCKGTSLELVVVGEDGVLQSICEQSTFGIVKDVGVLDWRFKHFGIWPEIEGKEILVLLSDSGKLSLLYFCCQMQRFIPIGNIELSKPGNMRDQLGRILAIDHDSAWVAISAYEDAFAVVRVGRTQHVYGPNEEIVEKAKIVHAVYKTSDIRGTVWSMCFMRTRCSMDEYYPVVAMIINRKGSDANDLSMYALAANDGGIQYLSGYSEPGPLALEIAEIPQLDGFGLLFRAGDILIVDLRDPKDICCTIRISMTGSLVGEQISVEDSCRGLDVDDDVAACALLELRDSGNNIMMDDSYMAIDGADNPGSMKSRVICSWSWEPDAMRGQPRLIFCLDDGEFHILEFNWDTEGLKVLPERVHRGLPCKPLLWMDRGMIAGFVEMGDGMILHLEHGRLVHKVQFRM